The following are encoded in a window of Sphingomonas panacis genomic DNA:
- a CDS encoding GMC family oxidoreductase, translating into MGVNYDYIIVGAGSAGCVLAERLSQGSERVLLIEAGGRPMHPMLHIPAGYSYNLGPRPYNWGYETEAEPVLGGRKIKWPRGKVLGGSSAINGMINVIGQREDYDHWRQLGNEGWAWDDVSPYFRRLERFPEGGADRGKTGRLGITPMAPHPISEAFIGALDSLGTKLTDTNSGDQEGCTYVESTVFKGVRQSTAKAYLEPARKRPNLSIMTDALVERIVFDGNRATGVVVRRDDRVETVATKGEVIVSAGAVNSPQLLELSGIGHSETLVAAGIKVFHDLAGVGENLQDHYAAFVSYRVAGAKTVNELSRGLPLVGQVLRFAFLRKGLLTSAPAHVLAYIRTRSNLASPDIQLAMMPATLDPQTNALEREAGMTCVAYQLRPDSRGSIHVTSADPSKPPRIIANYLKEAGDQQTIVEGIKAIRTIIGQPPLDPFRRQELTPGAARQSDADLLAFARETGSTLYHPAGTCKMGNDDAAVVDARLRVRGLRNLRVVDASVMPVIISGNTNTPTIMIAEKAADMILADAR; encoded by the coding sequence ATGGGCGTGAATTATGACTACATCATCGTAGGGGCTGGCTCTGCCGGCTGCGTCCTGGCGGAACGTCTCTCGCAGGGGAGCGAGCGCGTGCTTCTCATTGAAGCCGGCGGCCGCCCGATGCATCCGATGTTGCACATTCCGGCCGGGTACTCGTACAACCTAGGGCCGCGTCCCTACAATTGGGGGTACGAGACCGAGGCAGAGCCGGTTCTGGGCGGTCGAAAGATCAAATGGCCTCGCGGCAAAGTGCTCGGTGGATCTTCCGCCATCAACGGCATGATCAATGTCATCGGTCAGCGGGAAGACTATGATCACTGGCGCCAGCTTGGCAATGAAGGCTGGGCCTGGGACGACGTCTCCCCGTATTTCCGTCGGCTTGAGCGTTTCCCAGAAGGCGGTGCCGATCGAGGCAAGACCGGTCGGCTTGGCATCACCCCCATGGCGCCACATCCGATTTCGGAGGCCTTTATCGGCGCCCTCGATAGTCTTGGCACGAAGCTGACCGACACCAATTCCGGTGATCAGGAAGGCTGCACATATGTGGAATCGACCGTGTTCAAGGGCGTTCGGCAATCGACGGCGAAAGCCTATCTCGAGCCAGCGCGGAAGCGTCCGAACCTCAGCATCATGACCGATGCCCTCGTCGAGCGCATCGTGTTCGACGGGAATCGCGCAACCGGTGTCGTGGTGCGGCGGGACGATCGCGTCGAGACTGTCGCAACGAAAGGCGAGGTGATCGTCAGCGCTGGTGCGGTCAACAGTCCGCAGCTCCTTGAACTGTCAGGTATCGGCCATTCCGAGACGCTTGTTGCCGCTGGCATAAAAGTCTTTCACGACCTGGCCGGTGTCGGCGAGAACCTGCAGGATCATTATGCGGCGTTCGTCTCGTATCGGGTAGCTGGCGCGAAGACGGTCAATGAGCTCTCTCGCGGCCTCCCGCTGGTGGGGCAAGTGCTTCGCTTCGCCTTTCTTCGCAAAGGCCTTCTGACTTCGGCGCCGGCGCATGTGCTCGCCTATATCCGCACGCGTTCGAACCTTGCCTCACCCGACATTCAGTTGGCGATGATGCCTGCGACGCTCGATCCGCAAACCAACGCGCTGGAACGGGAAGCCGGAATGACCTGTGTGGCCTACCAACTCAGGCCGGACAGCCGGGGCTCCATCCACGTCACTTCGGCGGATCCGAGCAAGCCGCCGCGTATCATCGCCAATTATCTGAAAGAGGCAGGCGATCAGCAGACCATCGTCGAAGGCATAAAGGCGATCCGCACGATCATCGGGCAGCCGCCACTGGACCCATTCCGGAGACAAGAGCTGACTCCAGGCGCTGCGCGGCAGTCCGACGCCGATTTGCTCGCATTCGCGCGCGAGACCGGGTCCACGCTCTACCATCCTGCCGGAACCTGCAAAATGGGGAACGACGATGCCGCAGTCGTGGACGCGCGCCTCCGCGTTCGCGGCCTGCGCAACCTTCGCGTCGTCGACGCGAGCGTTATGCCGGTTATCATCTCGGGCAACACCAACACTCCGACGATCATGATCGCGGAAAAAGCTGCAGACATGATCCTTGCGGATGCGCGCTGA
- a CDS encoding TonB-dependent receptor: protein MNTVKNVSKVAAVLLLATSSHSAIASTASPAEQAAAQTDQQSVQSTPEAPAPASPATNPDNTVADIVVTANKRVQRLSDVGLTVSVLGADELKQRQISSLEDIANAIPGLSYTNSANNTPVYTLRGVGFYDTSMGAYPAVTVYSDEAPLPFPVMSKHSAYDLERIEVLKGPQGTLFGSNATGGAINYIAGKPSDQPRGSATISYGRFNEVNAEAFYTGPISENLTFRVAGRFERADAWQISNSRPNDQNGRRLNAMGRGILRYNPNDGLDIQLNVNGWIDHSQPQATQYIALQVAGALIDPTLRASPFSPEVARAADWKQGLPFARNSQVQATLRVDKTLSDAVKLTSITNYVTYSQNQRTDQDGLPLSALDLDIDRGTAKSFTQELRFSNARNQPIRWVVGGNLEKSDVRQTAQVITPQSSSVYAIFLGTGYFINGARFTTNQDILNYAFFGNVEADVVSNVTIKGGVRYTDSKNDGYTCNQSITDLPTDAGAFFYTRLLGGAYGPYTAGKCFPINDQGRAINGVAAGAPGPYVDTLHEHNVSWRAGVDWKVDPGVLLYMNVSKGYKAGSFPLVSSSSFRSYLPVKQESVLAIEGGIKATMFNRLLQINAAGFYYDYKNKQLRSKVADANFGILDVLQNIPKSSVRGVDADATLNFGGGLSLSGAVTYLDATIDEFSGINGAGLAGDFAGTAVPFSPKWQFAISPRITRPISDGVKLTAGLQFNYRTKAVTVVGGESNPAVAIPAGRSLSQIDAYGVLDGDIGLSLMDNKLNIAIYGKNLTNKYYWTNVVTTTNTVNRYAAMPITYGVRLGYNF, encoded by the coding sequence ATGAATACCGTCAAGAATGTTTCCAAAGTTGCCGCGGTGTTGCTGCTCGCAACGTCGTCGCACTCAGCCATTGCATCGACGGCATCGCCAGCGGAGCAGGCGGCGGCTCAGACTGACCAACAAAGCGTACAATCGACCCCGGAGGCGCCGGCGCCCGCTTCGCCGGCCACGAATCCGGACAACACAGTTGCCGATATCGTTGTAACCGCCAACAAGCGCGTTCAGCGCCTGAGCGACGTTGGCCTCACCGTCAGCGTTCTTGGCGCGGACGAACTGAAACAACGCCAGATCAGCAGCCTTGAGGACATCGCCAATGCGATTCCCGGCCTGTCCTATACCAACAGTGCGAACAACACGCCGGTTTATACGCTGCGCGGCGTCGGGTTCTACGATACATCGATGGGTGCGTATCCGGCGGTCACTGTTTACAGCGACGAGGCCCCGCTGCCCTTTCCAGTCATGTCAAAGCACTCGGCTTACGATCTCGAGCGGATCGAGGTTCTCAAAGGCCCGCAGGGCACTTTATTCGGATCCAACGCCACCGGTGGCGCCATCAACTACATCGCGGGCAAGCCCAGCGATCAGCCCCGCGGCTCCGCAACGATTTCATATGGTCGCTTCAATGAGGTCAATGCCGAGGCTTTCTACACGGGCCCGATCAGCGAAAATCTGACGTTCCGCGTTGCCGGCCGGTTCGAACGCGCCGACGCCTGGCAGATTAGCAACAGCCGGCCGAATGACCAGAATGGCAGGCGCCTCAACGCGATGGGCCGCGGCATTCTGCGCTATAACCCCAACGACGGACTCGATATACAGTTAAACGTCAACGGCTGGATCGACCACAGTCAGCCGCAGGCCACGCAGTATATCGCTTTGCAGGTGGCCGGAGCGCTCATCGATCCGACCCTGCGTGCATCGCCTTTCTCGCCCGAGGTGGCGCGCGCCGCCGACTGGAAGCAGGGCCTTCCCTTCGCACGCAATTCACAGGTTCAGGCCACTTTGCGCGTAGACAAAACGCTTAGCGACGCAGTCAAACTGACGTCGATCACCAATTATGTGACGTACAGCCAGAATCAGCGCACCGATCAGGACGGATTGCCGCTCTCGGCGCTCGACCTCGATATTGATCGCGGGACGGCAAAATCATTCACCCAGGAATTACGCTTCTCAAACGCCCGCAACCAGCCGATCCGATGGGTCGTCGGCGGAAATCTCGAGAAGAGCGATGTGCGCCAGACCGCGCAGGTGATCACTCCGCAATCGAGCTCGGTCTATGCGATCTTCCTCGGCACCGGATATTTCATCAATGGTGCCCGGTTCACCACCAATCAGGACATCCTGAATTACGCTTTTTTCGGAAACGTCGAGGCTGACGTCGTCTCGAACGTGACCATCAAGGGCGGCGTGCGATACACCGACAGCAAGAATGACGGCTACACCTGCAACCAATCGATCACCGATCTGCCTACCGATGCTGGCGCGTTCTTCTACACGCGCCTGCTGGGCGGCGCGTACGGCCCCTACACGGCCGGCAAATGCTTCCCAATCAACGATCAGGGCAGAGCGATCAACGGCGTCGCCGCCGGTGCGCCCGGTCCCTATGTTGATACGCTGCACGAACACAATGTCTCGTGGCGAGCCGGTGTCGACTGGAAAGTCGATCCGGGCGTTCTTCTCTATATGAATGTGTCGAAGGGCTACAAAGCCGGCTCATTCCCGCTGGTCTCGAGCTCTTCGTTCCGTTCGTACTTGCCGGTAAAGCAGGAATCAGTTCTTGCGATCGAAGGCGGCATCAAGGCAACGATGTTCAACCGATTGCTGCAGATCAATGCCGCCGGCTTCTACTACGACTATAAAAATAAACAGCTGCGCTCCAAAGTCGCCGATGCCAATTTCGGCATCCTAGACGTTTTGCAGAATATTCCGAAATCGAGCGTTCGCGGTGTCGACGCAGACGCAACGCTCAATTTTGGCGGCGGACTCAGCCTTTCAGGCGCCGTGACCTACCTCGATGCGACGATCGACGAGTTTTCGGGCATCAACGGCGCCGGTCTGGCCGGCGATTTCGCTGGGACAGCCGTCCCCTTCTCGCCGAAATGGCAGTTTGCTATTTCGCCGCGCATCACTCGCCCCATCTCGGACGGGGTAAAACTGACCGCTGGACTGCAATTCAACTACCGGACCAAGGCGGTTACCGTTGTTGGCGGCGAGTCCAATCCCGCCGTCGCCATCCCCGCCGGCCGATCGCTTAGCCAAATCGATGCGTATGGCGTCCTTGACGGCGATATTGGCCTGTCGCTGATGGACAACAAGCTCAACATCGCGATTTACGGCAAGAATCTCACCAACAAATACTATTGGACTAACGTCGTCACGACCACGAACACCGTGAATCGATACGCCGCAATGCCGATTACCTACGGCGTCCGGCTGGGATATAATTTCTGA
- a CDS encoding HpcH/HpaI aldolase/citrate lyase family protein — protein sequence MSQKPRRSALYMPASNARAIEKARTLEVDVVILDLEDATAPDAKDAARKQAVAEIAKGGFGEREVVLRVNALDTVWGAEDLAVAAGCGADAVLLPKVSGPKALAEARAALGDSGADLWAMIETVRGIVDLRAIAEAAEKYRLVTLVAGTNDLAKELRCRPGSDRAPLLGALGEIVLAARLTGLVAIDGVCNTLTDADVVRAECEQGLRWGFDGKTLIHPAQVAVANRVFTPSDTEIAWSKQILDAFEQPDNAGKGALQLGGQMVELLHLDEARRILSIAQACGVA from the coding sequence ATGAGTCAGAAGCCGCGCCGCAGTGCGCTCTACATGCCCGCATCGAACGCGCGTGCGATCGAGAAGGCCCGGACACTCGAGGTCGATGTCGTCATCCTCGATCTGGAAGACGCGACCGCGCCGGATGCGAAGGACGCGGCGCGGAAGCAGGCCGTGGCCGAGATTGCCAAGGGTGGCTTTGGCGAGCGCGAGGTGGTCCTGCGTGTAAACGCGCTCGATACCGTATGGGGTGCTGAAGACCTGGCAGTTGCTGCCGGATGCGGCGCGGACGCCGTGTTGCTACCCAAAGTCTCCGGTCCCAAGGCATTGGCCGAGGCCCGGGCAGCGTTGGGCGATTCCGGTGCCGATCTTTGGGCAATGATCGAGACGGTTCGCGGCATCGTGGATCTGCGCGCTATCGCCGAGGCGGCCGAGAAATACAGGCTGGTGACGCTCGTAGCCGGGACGAACGATTTGGCTAAAGAGCTTCGCTGCCGCCCCGGCAGCGACCGGGCGCCGCTCCTGGGTGCGCTTGGCGAGATCGTACTCGCAGCGCGCCTGACGGGCTTGGTTGCGATCGACGGCGTCTGCAATACCTTGACCGACGCGGACGTTGTCCGGGCCGAATGCGAACAGGGGCTGCGGTGGGGTTTCGACGGCAAGACGCTGATCCATCCGGCTCAGGTTGCGGTGGCGAACAGGGTCTTTACGCCAAGCGACACGGAGATTGCCTGGTCGAAGCAGATTCTCGACGCCTTTGAGCAACCCGACAATGCCGGAAAAGGGGCACTCCAGCTTGGAGGGCAGATGGTCGAGTTGCTGCATCTCGATGAAGCGCGCCGGATTTTGTCTATCGCGCAGGCGTGCGGCGTCGCCTAG
- a CDS encoding alcohol dehydrogenase catalytic domain-containing protein, producing the protein MKAIVYHGVGDVRFESVPDPVLPSSKGAIVHITTCGICGSDLHPYHVNPGLGSFCIGHEAVGTVAAVGSDVRNFKVGDRVLVAASAGCGECARCERGEVILCERSTIGRAFGQGLPDLSGCQAEGVAVPAADRNLWPLPEEFSDDVGIMLTDNLSTAWYCARGAKVKPGDTVAVIGLGSVGLSCVMAAKAMGAARVFAIDLLADRRAAAAALGAEPIDVEDVRAAVLEMTDGAGVDAALDASGGRITTPLAVSLARRGGSVSVVGVTEQPAFEFPVLECLRKNLTFVTGVCSVQAQLPEIVSALKSGKLSADHMESLVTHRIPLSEARDAYKVFDERPEGLKKILLTPSG; encoded by the coding sequence ATGAAAGCGATTGTATATCACGGTGTCGGGGATGTTCGGTTTGAATCTGTTCCCGATCCCGTGCTGCCCTCCTCGAAGGGCGCGATCGTGCACATCACGACCTGCGGTATTTGCGGCAGTGACCTGCATCCCTATCATGTAAATCCTGGTCTTGGATCGTTCTGCATTGGCCATGAGGCGGTCGGGACGGTCGCGGCGGTCGGATCCGACGTCCGCAACTTCAAGGTCGGAGATCGCGTTCTGGTGGCCGCGTCGGCCGGGTGCGGCGAGTGCGCGCGCTGCGAGCGCGGAGAGGTCATCCTGTGTGAGCGCTCGACGATCGGTCGTGCCTTTGGCCAGGGCCTCCCAGATCTGAGCGGTTGCCAGGCAGAAGGGGTTGCCGTGCCGGCCGCGGATCGCAACCTCTGGCCACTGCCGGAGGAATTCTCCGACGACGTCGGCATCATGCTGACCGACAACCTCTCGACGGCCTGGTACTGCGCGCGCGGTGCCAAGGTCAAACCCGGTGACACCGTCGCCGTTATCGGGCTTGGCTCGGTGGGCTTGAGCTGCGTTATGGCAGCAAAGGCGATGGGCGCGGCGAGGGTTTTCGCAATCGACCTACTCGCCGATCGGCGTGCCGCCGCCGCCGCTTTGGGCGCAGAACCGATCGACGTCGAAGACGTCCGTGCCGCCGTCTTGGAGATGACCGACGGTGCCGGCGTCGACGCCGCTCTCGATGCGAGCGGCGGGCGCATCACTACGCCGTTGGCGGTGAGCCTCGCGCGGCGCGGTGGAAGCGTCTCGGTCGTTGGTGTCACCGAGCAACCCGCGTTCGAGTTCCCCGTGCTCGAGTGTCTGCGCAAGAACTTGACATTCGTGACAGGCGTTTGTTCGGTTCAGGCTCAGTTGCCCGAGATCGTGTCGGCGTTGAAGAGCGGAAAGCTCTCGGCCGACCATATGGAGTCGCTCGTGACGCATCGTATTCCCCTCTCTGAGGCGCGAGATGCGTACAAGGTGTTCGACGAGAGGCCGGAAGGCTTGAAAAAGATCCTGCTCACACCGTCGGGCTGA
- a CDS encoding alpha/beta hydrolase, whose protein sequence is MVSPEFENLVAAIRAAPRLDAPTVDDLRANWNAFTASFKPAADIVFSAEIADTVPVEWTDAPDVRHDRVILYFHGGGYSIGSVASYRSFVGRLSRAAGMRALSVEYRLAPEHPFPAAVEDCVAAYRWLIENYVAAEHVVLAGDSAGGGLAFATAALAREQGLPCAGAIVAISPSTDLAREGASVRERAHLDPIVNLEATTAHAARYLGQTDPKTPLASPLYADLHGLPPTLVMVGTSEMLFDDAAGIADKAERAGVDVELDVWEDMIHIWPFFADVLPEGVEAIEKIGRFMQAKLG, encoded by the coding sequence GTGGTTTCGCCGGAGTTTGAAAACCTTGTGGCCGCGATTCGTGCCGCGCCTCGGCTCGACGCCCCAACCGTCGATGACCTGCGCGCAAATTGGAACGCCTTCACGGCGAGCTTCAAACCGGCGGCCGATATCGTATTTTCAGCCGAAATCGCCGACACCGTTCCCGTCGAGTGGACCGACGCGCCCGACGTCCGGCACGATCGCGTGATCCTGTATTTTCACGGCGGCGGCTACAGTATCGGATCGGTCGCCAGCTACCGCAGCTTCGTCGGCCGACTGTCGCGAGCGGCAGGGATGCGCGCCCTGTCCGTCGAATACAGGCTCGCTCCGGAACATCCGTTCCCGGCCGCAGTCGAAGACTGCGTGGCGGCGTATCGCTGGCTGATAGAAAATTATGTGGCAGCCGAACATGTCGTGCTTGCCGGCGACTCAGCCGGGGGCGGGCTTGCGTTCGCGACAGCCGCACTGGCACGCGAGCAGGGCCTTCCGTGTGCCGGCGCCATCGTCGCCATTTCACCGTCGACAGACCTTGCGCGTGAAGGTGCCTCGGTCCGGGAACGCGCTCACCTCGACCCAATCGTAAATCTCGAGGCAACCACCGCGCATGCGGCGCGCTATCTTGGCCAGACCGATCCCAAGACGCCGTTGGCCTCTCCCCTGTACGCCGACCTGCATGGCCTCCCGCCGACGCTTGTGATGGTCGGAACCAGTGAGATGCTGTTCGACGATGCCGCAGGCATCGCAGACAAGGCCGAACGCGCCGGCGTCGATGTCGAACTCGACGTGTGGGAGGACATGATCCACATCTGGCCCTTTTTCGCCGACGTGCTTCCCGAGGGGGTCGAAGCAATCGAAAAGATCGGTAGGTTCATGCAGGCCAAGCTCGGCTGA
- a CDS encoding NAD(P)/FAD-dependent oxidoreductase, with the protein MKMVEDIAKAVLLRLADAEGLNPDLLKDRYVAERNRRIVPTGNGQYTPTVEGAFANFGRDPWADPNFQRDAVLGHSEVIVAGAGFGGLVSAARLREAGCNDIRVIDEAGDFGGTWYWNRYPGAMCDIEAHIYLPLIEELGYAPKHRYSYAPEMLDVSQRAGRHYGLYEQALFQTSILDVRWLESEKHWLVETNRGDRLTCDILVMACGRQSLPKLPGIPGIDRFKGHAFHSSRWDYAYTGGDFHGGMTGLADKRVAVIGTGATAIQLIPEVAKDAKELLVFQRTPSSVGVRANRDTPPDYADRSRPGWQRERRYNFQSIISNIPQDQDLVGDGWTDFTRKIKPPTPIELAEQLGRQPTPEELKLVAEIFDYRVMNELRGRIDDIVADPETAELLKPWYRWFCKRPCFHDGYLETFNRLNVRLIDTGGLGVERISETGIVVDGVEYPIDCLIFATGFEANISYKRLTGFEVYGRGGLALGDHWTGGVRTLHGMMTDGFPNLFMVGGNQQTTAAVNAVHLIDEQAEHVAYIYRRFKELGLRQIEPTSDAVDDYVHIIRSSPANAALVDFYKDCTPGYYNAEGKATRSEDIFFGGRYGDGPIPFFRMLQAWRATGQMEGLTLGDYTGEHVGSGDYVSNIIS; encoded by the coding sequence ATGAAGATGGTCGAAGATATTGCAAAAGCCGTTTTGCTCCGTCTGGCCGATGCGGAGGGGCTCAATCCTGATCTGCTCAAAGACAGGTACGTTGCAGAACGAAACCGGCGGATCGTGCCGACCGGCAATGGTCAATACACCCCGACGGTGGAAGGCGCCTTTGCCAATTTTGGCAGGGATCCCTGGGCCGATCCCAATTTTCAGCGCGATGCTGTCCTGGGACATTCCGAAGTCATCGTGGCCGGCGCCGGCTTTGGCGGTCTGGTGAGCGCTGCCCGGCTGCGCGAGGCGGGATGTAACGATATTCGCGTCATCGACGAGGCCGGCGATTTCGGCGGCACCTGGTACTGGAACCGATATCCGGGCGCGATGTGCGACATTGAGGCGCACATCTATCTGCCGTTGATCGAGGAACTGGGCTACGCGCCAAAGCATCGATATTCCTATGCGCCCGAGATGCTCGATGTCAGCCAGCGGGCCGGCCGGCACTATGGACTTTACGAACAAGCCTTGTTCCAGACGAGCATCCTGGACGTACGTTGGCTGGAAAGCGAAAAGCACTGGCTGGTCGAGACCAACCGAGGCGATCGGCTGACCTGCGACATCCTGGTGATGGCGTGCGGTCGACAGAGCTTGCCGAAGCTTCCAGGCATTCCCGGGATCGACCGCTTCAAGGGGCACGCATTCCATTCGAGCCGCTGGGATTATGCCTATACGGGTGGCGACTTCCATGGCGGAATGACCGGATTGGCAGACAAGCGGGTCGCCGTGATCGGCACCGGCGCCACCGCCATTCAGCTGATCCCCGAAGTGGCCAAGGACGCCAAGGAACTGCTGGTATTCCAGCGTACCCCGTCCTCGGTCGGCGTGCGGGCCAACCGTGACACTCCGCCGGATTATGCTGACAGGAGTCGACCCGGTTGGCAGCGCGAGCGGCGATACAATTTTCAGTCGATAATCTCGAACATTCCTCAGGACCAGGATCTGGTCGGTGATGGCTGGACCGATTTCACGCGGAAGATCAAACCGCCCACGCCTATCGAACTCGCGGAACAGCTTGGTCGCCAGCCGACCCCTGAGGAGCTGAAGCTCGTCGCGGAAATCTTCGACTACCGCGTGATGAACGAATTGCGCGGGCGCATCGACGACATCGTTGCCGATCCGGAAACGGCTGAACTTCTGAAGCCTTGGTATCGGTGGTTCTGCAAGCGTCCGTGTTTCCACGACGGTTACCTCGAGACATTCAACCGGCTCAATGTGCGCCTGATCGATACCGGTGGTCTCGGCGTCGAGCGCATCAGCGAGACAGGCATCGTCGTCGACGGCGTCGAGTATCCGATCGATTGCCTGATCTTCGCGACCGGATTCGAGGCAAACATCTCCTACAAGCGACTGACCGGCTTCGAAGTCTATGGTCGAGGTGGACTTGCGCTAGGTGACCATTGGACCGGTGGCGTTCGGACGCTGCATGGCATGATGACGGACGGCTTTCCGAATCTGTTCATGGTCGGTGGAAATCAGCAGACTACAGCCGCGGTAAATGCCGTGCACCTTATCGATGAGCAAGCCGAGCACGTCGCGTATATCTACCGTCGTTTCAAGGAACTTGGCCTCAGGCAAATCGAGCCGACGAGCGATGCGGTAGACGATTATGTGCATATCATCCGCTCCTCGCCGGCCAACGCCGCCTTGGTGGATTTCTACAAGGACTGCACACCCGGCTACTACAACGCCGAAGGCAAGGCGACGCGCAGCGAGGACATCTTTTTCGGGGGCCGTTATGGCGATGGCCCTATCCCTTTTTTCCGCATGTTGCAGGCTTGGCGGGCGACAGGTCAGATGGAGGGTCTGACGCTGGGCGATTATACGGGCGAGCATGTCGGCTCTGGCGACTACGTGTCGAACATCATCAGCTGA
- a CDS encoding acyl-CoA dehydrogenase family protein — MTDINTETTLYLTEERLMMRDLAREFTLNEVLPIANQLDPIKGDIPRSLIDKMGELGFFGIMIPAELGGLGLGAFEYCLVAEELARGWMSVSSIIARGNGLYKSIPGDEEERAEKTKLMAAGQYLGAAALSEPSTGSDLSGVNCRARRDGDDWVITGNKYWCTFADGADFINVLCRLDGAEVSEGGRTPTVTIAVEKPRGVLPDGVTGSPIPKIGYFGWKTWELHFDAVRVPYRPPVSDAETGRGFQATAELLGVARAHTAARSIGLARGALEDAVAYARERVQFGQPISDFQAIRFKIATMATEIEAARQLMYYVCSQIDAGRDARTEISMVKLFAAEMSERVTSEALQILGGAGYTTHFAVERYWRDARLTKIFEGTSEIQQRIVADILLGKPTRRGSN; from the coding sequence ATGACCGATATCAATACGGAGACAACGCTTTACCTCACGGAAGAGCGACTGATGATGCGGGATCTGGCCCGCGAGTTCACCCTCAACGAAGTCTTGCCGATTGCAAACCAACTCGATCCGATCAAGGGCGACATACCGAGGTCGCTGATCGACAAGATGGGAGAGCTCGGCTTTTTCGGCATCATGATTCCGGCAGAGTTGGGCGGGCTCGGGCTTGGAGCGTTCGAATATTGTCTGGTCGCGGAAGAGCTCGCACGCGGCTGGATGAGCGTCTCGAGCATCATTGCTCGTGGCAATGGTCTTTACAAGTCCATTCCCGGCGATGAGGAGGAGCGCGCAGAGAAAACCAAGCTCATGGCAGCAGGCCAGTACCTGGGGGCAGCAGCCTTGTCCGAACCGAGCACGGGGTCCGATCTCTCAGGTGTGAACTGTCGGGCTCGCAGGGACGGCGATGACTGGGTGATCACCGGAAACAAATACTGGTGCACCTTTGCTGATGGCGCCGACTTCATCAACGTGCTCTGTCGGCTTGATGGCGCGGAGGTTTCTGAGGGTGGGCGAACGCCGACCGTGACAATCGCGGTCGAAAAGCCACGTGGTGTATTGCCGGACGGCGTGACGGGCAGCCCGATCCCGAAGATCGGCTATTTCGGCTGGAAGACCTGGGAGCTGCATTTCGACGCGGTTCGCGTCCCCTACCGGCCGCCGGTTTCGGACGCGGAAACCGGGCGCGGCTTCCAGGCGACTGCCGAATTGCTGGGTGTCGCCCGCGCGCACACAGCCGCACGCTCCATTGGCCTTGCACGCGGTGCGCTCGAAGACGCTGTGGCCTATGCCCGCGAACGCGTGCAGTTTGGACAGCCCATTTCAGATTTTCAGGCGATCCGCTTCAAAATTGCAACGATGGCCACGGAGATCGAGGCGGCCCGCCAATTGATGTACTATGTCTGCAGCCAGATTGATGCGGGTCGCGATGCGCGAACCGAAATCTCCATGGTCAAGCTTTTCGCCGCGGAGATGTCGGAGCGCGTTACCAGCGAGGCTCTGCAGATCCTGGGTGGAGCAGGATACACGACGCACTTTGCTGTCGAGCGGTACTGGCGGGATGCGCGCCTCACGAAGATCTTCGAAGGCACGTCGGAAATTCAGCAGCGGATTGTCGCCGACATCCTGCTTGGGAAGCCGACGCGACGCGGTTCGAACTGA